In Dyadobacter subterraneus, a single genomic region encodes these proteins:
- a CDS encoding DoxX family protein, translating to MTAKTKNIISWVLSGIIGLTLGASAVDKITASEHALQMGASFGLSASTYSLLGVIEILSVVLFVHPRTAILGTLLLSSYLGGAIATHLQHQQNIKFPMAIEALVWITAIIRFEELTSRILGKSK from the coding sequence ATGACAGCAAAGACAAAAAATATTATCAGCTGGGTGTTAAGCGGAATCATCGGCTTAACGCTTGGCGCATCAGCGGTAGACAAGATTACAGCAAGTGAACATGCTTTGCAAATGGGCGCTTCGTTTGGGCTATCAGCAAGTACTTATTCGCTCCTGGGAGTCATCGAGATTTTATCGGTCGTATTATTTGTGCATCCAAGAACAGCAATACTGGGAACACTGCTGCTGTCTTCTTATTTAGGCGGCGCCATTGCTACGCATCTGCAGCATCAGCAAAACATTAAATTCCCTATGGCCATTGAGGCCTTGGTATGGATAACGGCTATTATCCGATTTGAGGAATTAACCAGTAGAATTTTAGGTAAGTCAAAGTAA
- a CDS encoding SDR family oxidoreductase: MENFKDKLVVITGGNSGIGYATAKEFKSQGATVVITGKRENALDQASKELDVYHKLTDQRNLSQIDDLVAYINDSLGKVDVLFINAGVAFFTPLAYTSEEHFDTMVDVNFKGSFFTLQKFLPVLNDGASVVFLSSGNTALAMENSAVYSASKSAVSHLAKIAAKELAPRKIRVNIVSPGPTDTEMQTKFGMDQQVLSAMKTQIISQVPLAKMGVPQDVAKMVAYLSDNAKSSFITGGDFFIDGGMAL; the protein is encoded by the coding sequence ATGGAAAATTTCAAAGACAAACTCGTTGTCATAACGGGAGGCAACAGTGGAATTGGTTATGCCACAGCAAAAGAATTTAAATCGCAGGGAGCCACCGTGGTCATAACCGGGAAAAGAGAAAACGCATTGGATCAGGCCTCAAAAGAACTTGATGTCTACCATAAGTTGACCGACCAGAGAAATTTATCGCAAATAGATGATCTTGTAGCGTATATAAATGATTCGCTGGGCAAAGTAGATGTGTTATTCATCAACGCCGGCGTGGCTTTCTTCACTCCGCTTGCCTACACTTCAGAAGAGCATTTTGACACAATGGTCGATGTCAATTTTAAGGGAAGCTTTTTTACACTTCAAAAATTTCTTCCGGTCCTTAATGACGGCGCTTCGGTCGTCTTTTTATCCTCTGGCAACACGGCACTTGCCATGGAAAACAGCGCTGTGTATTCAGCAAGTAAGTCCGCGGTCAGTCATTTGGCAAAGATCGCAGCAAAAGAGCTTGCTCCAAGAAAGATCAGGGTGAACATCGTTAGCCCCGGGCCGACTGATACGGAAATGCAGACAAAGTTTGGTATGGATCAACAGGTTTTGAGCGCAATGAAAACACAGATCATCAGTCAGGTTCCCCTCGCAAAAATGGGAGTACCACAAGATGTAGCTAAAATGGTCGCCTACCTTTCTGATAACGCTAAATCCTCTTTTATCACCGGGGGTGATTTTTTCATTGATGGTGGTATGGCATTATAA
- a CDS encoding winged helix-turn-helix transcriptional regulator, whose protein sequence is MGDQSEIACKNVHSAIQDTLYVVNGKWKLLILSILVNEGTKRFGQLAKESGISTRILSQQLQELETNQLVGRKVCDTKPVTVEYSATPYAATLKEVIDAMIRWGQNHKRKIVTS, encoded by the coding sequence ATGGGAGATCAATCAGAGATAGCATGCAAAAATGTGCATTCAGCAATACAGGACACCTTATATGTTGTCAATGGAAAATGGAAGTTGCTAATTCTTTCCATCTTGGTTAATGAGGGTACAAAACGATTCGGCCAGCTGGCAAAGGAGTCTGGAATTTCCACCCGGATTCTATCCCAGCAGTTGCAGGAGCTTGAAACCAACCAGTTGGTCGGCAGAAAAGTTTGCGACACAAAACCAGTTACCGTTGAGTACTCTGCAACTCCTTATGCGGCGACACTCAAGGAAGTCATTGACGCAATGATCCGCTGGGGCCAGAACCATAAAAGAAAGATCGTCACAAGTTAA
- a CDS encoding Crp/Fnr family transcriptional regulator, whose protein sequence is MISSLLDNIQHLITLSESEKDIVSSLFKEKTYKKGEFFLSEGQICKQVGFIAKGLMRYYINHDGEEKTYSFSQENQYVCNYESFLPQSPSSKIIQALEDSDVFVISHSDLQILYASVRQGERYGRIAIEAVFLQMIKDISSFYTETSKLRYERFIKEHADLQQRVSQYHVASFVGVKPQSLSRIRKRIF, encoded by the coding sequence ATGATAAGCAGCTTACTTGATAACATACAACATCTGATCACGCTTAGCGAGTCAGAGAAAGACATTGTAAGCTCTCTTTTTAAAGAAAAAACTTACAAAAAAGGAGAATTTTTTTTATCCGAAGGGCAAATTTGTAAACAGGTAGGATTTATTGCCAAAGGATTAATGAGATACTATATTAATCACGATGGGGAAGAAAAAACTTATTCTTTTTCCCAGGAAAACCAGTACGTATGCAATTATGAAAGTTTTCTTCCGCAAAGCCCATCTTCAAAAATTATTCAGGCATTAGAAGACAGTGACGTCTTTGTCATTTCACATAGTGACCTGCAGATACTTTATGCGAGTGTTCGCCAGGGGGAACGTTATGGCCGCATTGCGATTGAGGCCGTTTTTCTACAAATGATAAAGGACATTAGTTCTTTTTATACAGAAACGTCTAAGCTCCGTTATGAGCGGTTTATAAAAGAACATGCAGACCTGCAACAAAGGGTTTCCCAGTATCATGTTGCTTCATTTGTGGGCGTCAAACCGCAATCGCTGAGCCGTATCCGTAAAAGAATTTTTTAG
- a CDS encoding DUF4267 domain-containing protein, whose amino-acid sequence MTTRISYAIAFLLGLGMIFLGVRFFISPQVATSGYGIHFNANGDYSFHYIKGIRDLFSGLVICIFVLLKERRVLGVTLLTGTIIPVADMLVVLGKSYNGVLQAVPHITAIIICAVFGIILLATKPQTIKM is encoded by the coding sequence ATGACAACCAGAATTTCTTATGCTATCGCATTTTTATTGGGCCTGGGAATGATTTTCCTTGGCGTACGCTTTTTTATTTCTCCCCAAGTGGCAACCAGTGGTTATGGGATTCATTTCAATGCCAACGGTGATTATTCATTTCATTATATCAAAGGTATCCGGGATCTATTTTCCGGGCTTGTGATCTGCATCTTTGTGCTTCTGAAAGAAAGAAGGGTCTTGGGCGTGACCTTACTAACGGGAACAATCATCCCTGTTGCCGATATGCTTGTTGTGCTTGGCAAAAGCTACAACGGTGTCCTTCAAGCGGTGCCACATATTACCGCAATTATCATCTGCGCTGTATTCGGAATCATTTTATTAGCAACGAAACCTCAAACAATTAAGATGTGA
- a CDS encoding DMT family transporter, whose protein sequence is MSLSVLSLVLTAAVLHACWNLLAKKTKGKTPFIWLIYLGSTVIYSPVLFMKIQNSDFVFTEQLFWFSLSSAVLHVGYNIFLQKGYRSADLSVVYALARGSGPLFASVAAILFLHEPLKWPSAAGLVLIIAGVLVITRLKLRTQLDKQIITGLIYGTFTGLFIAAYTFNDAIGIKSYKLSPVLLTFCTNCFGVILLFPFIVKQKAQLKTEFKLHGWIIAGISLLSPAAYILVLEALKYAPLTVVAPARELSIVLGVWVSSKVFSESDTRRRILGSILILAGILALSLS, encoded by the coding sequence ATGAGCTTATCTGTTTTATCACTTGTTCTGACCGCCGCTGTTCTTCACGCATGCTGGAATCTGCTTGCAAAAAAAACAAAGGGCAAAACGCCTTTCATATGGCTGATATACTTGGGTAGTACGGTTATCTATTCACCGGTACTGTTTATGAAAATTCAAAACAGCGATTTTGTTTTTACAGAACAGCTTTTTTGGTTTTCCCTGAGTAGTGCGGTGCTGCACGTTGGTTACAATATATTTTTGCAAAAAGGATATCGGAGTGCTGATCTTTCGGTTGTATACGCGCTGGCTCGGGGATCAGGGCCCTTGTTTGCATCGGTAGCAGCCATTTTATTCCTGCATGAGCCCCTGAAATGGCCCTCAGCGGCTGGGCTGGTTCTCATCATTGCAGGCGTACTAGTAATCACCCGTTTAAAATTACGAACACAGCTCGATAAACAAATCATCACAGGATTAATATACGGTACTTTTACAGGCCTTTTCATTGCAGCATACACTTTTAACGATGCTATTGGCATTAAAAGCTATAAGCTGTCTCCGGTTCTGCTTACCTTCTGCACCAATTGTTTTGGCGTTATTTTGCTTTTCCCTTTTATCGTTAAGCAAAAAGCGCAGCTAAAAACAGAATTCAAATTACATGGATGGATCATTGCCGGTATTTCCCTGTTGAGCCCTGCGGCTTACATTTTAGTTTTGGAAGCGCTCAAATATGCTCCGCTAACTGTTGTCGCCCCTGCCCGTGAACTAAGCATTGTACTGGGTGTATGGGTAAGCTCGAAAGTATTTAGTGAAAGTGATACCCGCAGAAGAATTCTGGGCAGCATCTTGATTTTGGCTGGTATCCTGGCGCTAAGTCTGTCTTGA
- a CDS encoding DUF421 domain-containing protein gives MDWQSLFINDLDWEFALEIVIRTIIMFAVILIFLRISGKKGVRQLSIFEVAIIIGLGSAAGDPMSNKDNAILPALLVFITILGFYRMITWFAMKNEKFEGLLEGEPVYIIEDGMFNLDADDQTYAKDEFFSEMRQQSIEHLGQVRTAVLEPNGNVSFLFYEDQQVKPGLPVMPKLYKQKHKNISEESEYACSFCGNVQHIQSGSLKCPRCQKQEWVKALVSLRIS, from the coding sequence TTGGATTGGCAATCATTGTTTATCAACGACCTGGACTGGGAATTTGCACTTGAAATTGTAATCCGTACCATTATCATGTTTGCGGTTATCCTGATTTTTTTAAGAATTTCAGGAAAGAAAGGCGTCAGGCAGCTTTCGATTTTTGAAGTAGCGATCATCATTGGACTTGGCTCTGCCGCAGGCGATCCGATGTCCAACAAAGATAACGCCATCTTACCTGCTCTGCTGGTTTTTATTACCATACTGGGCTTTTATAGGATGATCACCTGGTTTGCCATGAAAAATGAAAAGTTTGAAGGTTTGCTCGAGGGTGAGCCTGTTTATATCATTGAAGACGGTATGTTTAACCTGGATGCAGACGATCAGACTTACGCGAAAGATGAGTTCTTTTCTGAAATGCGCCAGCAAAGCATCGAGCATTTGGGGCAGGTACGCACCGCAGTTCTGGAACCTAATGGCAATGTAAGTTTTCTTTTTTATGAAGACCAGCAGGTAAAGCCAGGTCTACCGGTCATGCCCAAACTTTATAAGCAGAAACATAAAAACATCAGCGAAGAAAGTGAATATGCCTGCAGCTTTTGCGGCAATGTTCAGCACATCCAAAGTGGGAGTTTAAAGTGCCCAAGATGTCAAAAGCAGGAGTGGGTAAAAGCCCTTGTCTCGCTTCGTATATCGTAA
- a CDS encoding ABC transporter ATP-binding protein yields the protein MKKKHKADTPTPWKRLLGMLYVERTTINYIFVYAGLIGLIGLTLPLGTTAVFNFLSNGALYSSTYILIGIVLLGVAVGGLLLIGQLTLVEMIEQKIFAKATVEFAYRFPRIKKKEFEGENPAELVNRFFDVITIQKGLTKLLVDVVAAAVQIFFAAILLSFYHPVFMLFGIFTVLVILLMLFLFYEIAVKTSIKESEHKYEVVAYLEEVAADLDNYRNQPQKLTDVIYRTDQITAKYLKARNDHFKILKKFFASSVALRTILMGGLLLLGSFYVVERQMTLGQFVAAEVIIVQISYAVEKFMTSLNTIFDMVTGSEKLAAVTDLELEESEVGHD from the coding sequence ATGAAAAAGAAACATAAAGCCGATACGCCAACTCCTTGGAAACGGCTTTTGGGTATGCTCTACGTGGAGCGGACCACAATCAATTACATTTTTGTTTATGCAGGCCTGATTGGTCTTATCGGTCTTACACTTCCGCTTGGCACAACAGCTGTTTTTAACTTTCTTTCCAATGGTGCGCTTTACAGTTCAACCTATATTTTAATCGGGATTGTTTTATTAGGTGTTGCGGTAGGAGGTCTGCTGCTGATCGGACAGCTCACATTGGTAGAGATGATTGAGCAGAAGATATTTGCCAAAGCAACCGTGGAGTTCGCTTACCGTTTTCCAAGAATCAAAAAAAAGGAGTTTGAGGGAGAAAATCCCGCAGAACTGGTAAACCGCTTTTTTGATGTAATAACCATCCAGAAAGGGCTCACCAAACTGCTCGTTGATGTGGTTGCAGCTGCGGTGCAGATCTTTTTTGCTGCCATACTGCTATCGTTCTATCACCCTGTCTTTATGCTTTTTGGTATTTTTACAGTATTGGTGATACTGCTGATGCTTTTTTTATTCTACGAAATTGCTGTCAAGACCAGTATTAAGGAATCTGAACACAAGTATGAGGTAGTAGCCTACCTTGAAGAGGTGGCTGCTGATCTTGACAATTACCGAAATCAGCCCCAAAAGCTCACAGACGTAATTTACCGTACCGATCAGATTACGGCTAAATATTTAAAGGCACGTAATGATCATTTTAAGATCCTGAAAAAGTTTTTTGCAAGCTCGGTCGCGCTTAGGACGATTTTGATGGGAGGATTACTGCTTCTGGGGTCTTTTTATGTGGTGGAACGCCAGATGACCTTAGGGCAGTTTGTGGCTGCCGAAGTTATTATCGTGCAGATCAGTTATGCAGTAGAGAAATTTATGACAAGCCTGAATACAATTTTTGATATGGTGACAGGAAGTGAAAAACTGGCCGCTGTGACGGACCTTGAACTGGAAGAAAGTGAGGTGGGCCATGATTAG
- a CDS encoding HlyD family secretion protein: MISENNNFLTSETKNYFEEGKWEELGVISSREILETRGPRLLGRVMLLLLVIFIIILFLPWRQTIPGRGRVTALRPEDRPQTVQNQIGGRIEHWAVREGQKVKKGDTILIISETSQSYFDPELPVRLQEQLAAKVGSEDAASQKMQATSAQIRAMTKGLYIKLNSARNKVRQAENYVDIDSADLVAVQKFYEISKSRLARYEAGYTNGLFSLTDIESRRLKLQEDNAKVISQQNKLNNSVQSLLNARIELDNIQAEYQQSLAKAQSDMSSALSSKVGAQGEISKLRNEISNTNIRRGLYVVRAPQTGFVVKTLKAGIGENIKEGESIATLQPETPQVAAEIYVDAMDVPLILNNSEVRIQFEGWPSVQFSGWPSVAVGTFSGKVSVIDLVSSQGGKYRLLVRPTNPVPANDQPWPLQLRQGSGVYGRVILRSVPLWYEIWRQLNGFPPSLEAEPDVQVGAK; the protein is encoded by the coding sequence ATGATTAGTGAAAACAACAATTTCTTGACCAGTGAAACGAAAAATTATTTCGAAGAGGGAAAATGGGAAGAGCTCGGCGTAATTTCCAGTCGTGAAATCTTGGAAACCAGAGGGCCACGGCTTTTAGGCAGGGTTATGCTGCTGCTGCTGGTGATCTTTATTATTATTTTGTTTTTACCCTGGCGGCAGACCATTCCCGGCCGTGGCCGGGTGACGGCTCTAAGACCGGAGGACAGGCCGCAAACCGTCCAAAATCAGATCGGTGGAAGAATTGAGCACTGGGCTGTCAGAGAAGGTCAAAAAGTGAAGAAAGGCGATACGATCCTGATTATTTCAGAAACCAGCCAGTCCTATTTTGACCCCGAACTGCCGGTTCGACTGCAGGAGCAGCTGGCTGCCAAAGTAGGCAGTGAGGATGCGGCCTCCCAAAAAATGCAGGCGACCTCGGCGCAGATCAGGGCCATGACAAAAGGTTTGTATATCAAACTGAATTCGGCGAGAAACAAGGTGCGGCAGGCTGAAAATTATGTGGACATCGACAGCGCCGATCTGGTAGCAGTCCAGAAGTTTTATGAGATCAGCAAGTCCCGGCTGGCGCGTTATGAAGCCGGTTATACAAATGGATTGTTCTCACTGACTGATATCGAATCCCGCAGGTTGAAGCTTCAGGAAGATAATGCCAAAGTGATCAGTCAGCAGAATAAGCTGAATAATTCTGTGCAGTCACTGCTGAATGCGCGCATTGAGCTGGATAACATTCAGGCAGAGTATCAACAGTCGCTTGCCAAGGCGCAGTCTGATATGAGCTCTGCACTTTCCAGCAAAGTCGGCGCGCAGGGTGAGATCTCCAAGCTTAGAAATGAGATATCCAATACCAATATCCGGAGAGGTTTGTATGTAGTCAGGGCTCCGCAAACTGGTTTTGTTGTCAAAACATTGAAGGCAGGGATTGGCGAGAATATAAAAGAAGGGGAGTCAATCGCCACACTCCAGCCTGAAACCCCTCAGGTTGCCGCAGAGATCTACGTAGATGCCATGGATGTTCCCTTGATATTGAATAACAGTGAAGTAAGGATCCAGTTTGAAGGCTGGCCATCGGTTCAGTTTTCGGGCTGGCCCTCAGTGGCTGTCGGCACGTTTTCGGGTAAGGTATCTGTCATCGATCTGGTAAGCAGCCAGGGTGGAAAATACCGCCTTTTGGTCCGGCCGACAAACCCTGTGCCGGCCAATGACCAGCCCTGGCCGCTTCAATTAAGGCAAGGGTCGGGTGTTTATGGACGGGTTATACTCCGGTCAGTACCGTTATGGTATGAAATCTGGCGTCAGCTAAATGGTTTCCCGCCAAGTCTGGAAGCGGAACCGGACGTGCAGGTGGGCGCCAAATAA
- a CDS encoding TolC family protein, whose product MKHTYKEILIVCLLFLLATAFSESLAQQKQGADSTRVFALKDLEEIVFFNHPIVKQAGLLSEEARAKVMQAWGSFDPALKSHFARKTFGNTEYYNNWSNELKVPLWLAGADLKIGYDRFVGTYTNPETQTGVPGLTGIGIAIPLGQGFLIDARRNTLRQSRVMVNYAEAEQIKQINKVWFDAVKDYWNWFYAHRQYGLIREGADLAYTRFQALKNQTLIGDKPPIDSVEAAITFQERSLQLEKIKVELLNARLVLSNHLWSDKTEPMELPEYSVPQNPDQNTISSSRRQIDTLLSNAANDHPEILMLKNKGLQLQLEGNYRREMLKPKLSVSGSLLTSRTAFGAQVADNYQLQWSNYKIGVDFSFPLFLREQRGKLREIKVKQMALDYDLQQTGREISTSILNAYNKLKAYEVQLAIQSSSIDNQQLLLRGELSKFELGESTLFLINSRETKLIDMRLKMAELISSYEKTVAELYYVAGTSQNNTQVARK is encoded by the coding sequence ATGAAGCATACATATAAAGAAATACTCATTGTCTGTCTGCTTTTTTTGCTTGCTACCGCTTTTTCAGAAAGCTTAGCGCAGCAAAAACAAGGGGCTGATTCGACCCGGGTATTCGCTTTGAAAGATCTGGAAGAAATTGTTTTTTTTAATCATCCGATTGTTAAACAGGCTGGTCTTTTAAGTGAAGAAGCCAGGGCAAAAGTAATGCAGGCCTGGGGGAGCTTTGATCCGGCTTTAAAAAGTCATTTTGCCAGAAAGACTTTTGGCAATACCGAATATTATAACAATTGGTCAAATGAGTTGAAGGTTCCGCTTTGGCTTGCAGGAGCCGATTTGAAAATTGGATATGACCGTTTTGTGGGAACCTACACCAATCCGGAAACGCAGACTGGCGTGCCAGGTCTTACAGGAATCGGAATTGCCATTCCGTTGGGTCAGGGCTTTTTGATTGATGCCAGAAGAAATACCCTGCGCCAATCCAGAGTCATGGTCAATTACGCGGAAGCTGAGCAGATCAAACAGATTAACAAAGTTTGGTTTGATGCCGTGAAGGACTACTGGAACTGGTTTTATGCGCACCGGCAGTATGGACTAATCAGGGAAGGTGCGGATCTTGCTTATACCAGATTTCAAGCTTTAAAAAATCAAACACTGATTGGGGACAAGCCGCCCATTGATTCAGTGGAAGCCGCCATCACTTTTCAGGAACGCAGTTTGCAGCTGGAAAAGATCAAGGTGGAGCTTTTGAATGCAAGGCTGGTACTTTCAAACCACCTTTGGAGTGATAAGACTGAGCCAATGGAGCTGCCTGAGTATAGTGTTCCGCAGAATCCCGACCAAAATACGATCAGCTCCAGCAGAAGGCAGATTGATACTCTGCTTAGTAATGCAGCCAATGATCATCCTGAGATATTAATGCTGAAAAACAAAGGCTTGCAGCTGCAACTGGAAGGGAATTACCGAAGAGAAATGTTAAAGCCCAAACTCAGTGTGAGCGGATCACTGCTGACCAGCCGGACTGCTTTTGGTGCGCAGGTTGCTGATAATTACCAGCTCCAATGGAGCAATTATAAAATAGGGGTCGATTTTTCATTTCCTTTGTTTTTACGTGAACAGCGGGGGAAACTTCGGGAGATCAAGGTCAAACAAATGGCGCTGGATTATGATCTTCAGCAGACCGGAAGAGAGATCTCGACCAGCATTCTTAATGCTTACAATAAGTTAAAAGCATACGAAGTTCAGCTTGCTATCCAGTCGAGTAGTATTGATAATCAGCAGCTATTGCTTCGGGGAGAACTTTCCAAATTTGAACTGGGAGAAAGTACACTTTTTTTGATCAACAGCCGCGAAACCAAGCTCATTGATATGAGACTTAAGATGGCTGAGCTAATTTCCAGTTATGAGAAAACGGTAGCCGAACTTTACTATGTGGCCGGTACATCGCAGAATAATACACAGGTCGCCAGAAAATAA
- a CDS encoding RNA polymerase sigma factor produces MTEFTEERGLLERCAGGDREAFASLYTCHLSSLIRYVFLFTRSRELSEEIVQDVFVKIWEKKEGLLYVQSFQPYIFKTAKNLLMDHLRREQTENRYRNLTGPFSEESTDQTDSDIIYGQYFQLAQDAISQLPEKRKQIFELKTKEELSLDEIAAKLSISKSVVKKQLYAATSFVKDYLRKHGEMTTDMVIFMYFLSGIQ; encoded by the coding sequence ATGACCGAATTTACAGAAGAGAGAGGGCTTTTGGAGCGCTGCGCAGGCGGCGACAGAGAGGCTTTTGCAAGTTTGTATACTTGTCATCTCTCTTCATTAATCCGGTATGTTTTTCTTTTTACAAGATCAAGGGAGCTTAGTGAAGAAATTGTTCAGGATGTTTTTGTAAAGATCTGGGAGAAAAAAGAAGGTCTTTTGTATGTACAATCCTTCCAGCCCTATATTTTTAAAACCGCAAAAAATCTTTTGATGGATCATCTGCGCAGAGAGCAGACAGAAAACAGATATCGGAATCTGACGGGCCCTTTTTCTGAGGAAAGCACAGATCAGACCGACTCAGACATTATCTACGGTCAATATTTTCAACTTGCACAAGATGCTATAAGTCAGCTTCCTGAAAAAAGGAAACAGATTTTTGAACTTAAAACAAAAGAGGAATTATCGCTCGACGAGATTGCCGCAAAGCTTTCAATCTCAAAGTCCGTTGTAAAAAAACAGCTTTATGCGGCGACCAGCTTTGTAAAAGATTACCTAAGAAAACATGGGGAAATGACAACAGATATGGTTATTTTCATGTATTTCTTGTCTGGTATTCAATAA
- a CDS encoding FecR family protein: MEENYYPFLEKYAQNRHTEEEHQAFLRWFNSISPLEARNVMDRYQLLLKNYADPVSPNAHADLIRKIEGRINKIEQEQVFDYENDQQASVVSLWWYFRRFAVAAVLVLIGIGSYYTVLRKSKQSKNIASQTLATDAAPGGNKAMLTLADGSVINLNEAGEGQIASQSGININKVTDGQLVYGKHLEDGGGIDNKAGIYNQITTPKAGQYQISLSDGTKVWLNSLSSIRFPAVFSADERKVEITGEVYFEVAKVSLNKKRVPFRVVSNNQIIEVIGTHFNVNSYRDESVVKTTLLEGSVKVSTIANGKISLEAVKLKPGEQSIVKPKQAAIAVEKVDTESAVAWQKGYFKFKDTNIEEVMRQLSRWYDLDVVYIGPLPQDQFTGYVSKKVAISSVLNILQEGGGVRFNVKDKKVEVSALE, encoded by the coding sequence ATGGAAGAAAATTACTACCCCTTTCTTGAAAAGTATGCGCAAAACCGCCATACCGAAGAAGAGCATCAGGCGTTTCTGCGTTGGTTTAATTCTATTTCCCCTCTTGAAGCGCGGAATGTGATGGACCGCTATCAGCTTCTTTTAAAAAACTATGCAGATCCTGTCAGTCCAAATGCACATGCTGATCTGATCCGAAAAATAGAAGGCCGTATCAATAAAATCGAGCAGGAACAGGTTTTTGATTATGAAAATGATCAGCAAGCCAGTGTTGTAAGTCTTTGGTGGTATTTCCGCCGGTTTGCTGTCGCCGCAGTATTGGTGCTGATAGGAATCGGAAGTTATTATACCGTGCTGCGAAAATCAAAACAGAGCAAAAATATTGCCAGTCAGACACTTGCAACCGATGCGGCTCCGGGCGGAAATAAAGCTATGCTGACGCTTGCGGATGGGTCTGTTATCAATTTGAACGAAGCCGGTGAGGGACAAATCGCAAGCCAGTCTGGTATCAACATCAATAAAGTAACCGACGGTCAGTTGGTTTATGGAAAGCACTTGGAAGATGGTGGCGGCATTGACAATAAAGCCGGAATCTACAATCAGATCACCACACCCAAAGCCGGTCAATATCAGATCAGCCTTTCGGATGGTACAAAGGTTTGGCTGAATTCTCTTTCGTCCATCCGGTTTCCGGCAGTTTTCAGTGCGGATGAAAGAAAAGTTGAAATCACCGGAGAGGTATATTTTGAAGTGGCCAAAGTCAGTCTGAATAAAAAGCGGGTTCCTTTCAGGGTCGTTTCAAATAACCAGATCATTGAAGTGATCGGAACCCATTTTAATGTCAATTCTTACCGGGATGAGTCTGTTGTGAAAACAACTCTGCTGGAAGGAAGTGTGAAGGTTTCTACCATTGCAAACGGAAAGATTTCTTTGGAAGCGGTGAAATTGAAACCAGGCGAACAGTCCATCGTAAAACCGAAACAGGCCGCCATTGCCGTCGAAAAAGTAGATACAGAAAGCGCAGTGGCCTGGCAGAAAGGTTACTTCAAATTTAAGGATACCAATATTGAGGAAGTGATGCGCCAGCTTTCACGGTGGTATGATCTGGATGTTGTCTATATAGGACCGCTTCCGCAGGATCAGTTTACAGGTTATGTGTCTAAAAAAGTGGCCATTTCAAGTGTACTGAATATTCTGCAAGAAGGCGGCGGAGTGAGATTTAATGTAAAAGACAAAAAGGTGGAGGTGAGTGCTTTGGAATAA